A region of the Amycolatopsis sp. cg13 genome:
CCCGGCTCGGCTCGGCTCGGCTCGGCCAAGGAGGCTCGCCTGGGTCGCGGTCGGTTGACCAGGAAGCGGTTCGGGCTTCGTCGCGGATGACGCGGAACTGCGGCGAACTGGTTCAGTGCCGTCCTCGCCGAACGTGGCCGACGAGTCGGAATCCAGCGGATGGGCCGGTGCGTGGCGGCGGACGGTGAGGCTCCGCCGAATCATGCCGCGGTGTGTGCTCGCGGGCTGGCCCGGGCAGATGCCTGGGCGTGCGGGCGGATACAGCTGAAGGCCTGCCGAACTGAACTGTGGGCTGTGCTCGCGGGTTGGCCTGCGCTGGTGAGTGGGCAAGGCTGGCTTGCGGAAGCCGAAGCCTCCGTCGGACCAAGCCACGGCTGTGCTCACGGGCCGGGCCGGTGCGCAGACGTGATGGCAAGGGCTGGCGAGCGGGAGACGAAAGCTCCGCTGAGCCGAGCCGAACTGTCGCGTGCGCGAAGAACCGGCGACGGAACGGGAAGCGAGACCGAGCTCAGGCATCTCCGGCGAGCTGCGATCGGCGGGTCTCCAGGAAAGCTCGCTCAGTGTCGTTCGTGGCCAGCGCGATCGCCTCGGTGTAGGCGGCTTCGGCTTCGGCGGTGCGGCCTAGGCGGGTCAGCAGGTCCGCCCGGGTGGCGGGCAGCAGGTGGTAGCCGGGCAGGTCCAGCTCGTCCACTAGGGCCAGGGCCAGTTCTGGGCCGTGGACTTCGGCGACCGCCACCGCGCGGTTCAGGGCTACTACGGCGGTGGGGGTGTGGGCCAGGAGTCGGTCGTAGAGGGCCAGTACTTGCGGCCAATCCGTCGTCGGGCCATCGGTGTGGACGGCGTTGATCGCGGCTTGAAACTGGTACGGCCCGGGCTGGCCGCGGCGTAGGCATTGGCGTACTAAGGCGTGGCCTTCGGCGATCAGGGTTCGGTTCCACAGGGAACGGTCTTGGGCGGTCAAGACGACAAGCTCGCCGGCGGGGTTGACTCGGGCCGGGCGGCGCGCCTCGGTCAGGAGCAGCAGGGCTAGCAGGCCTTGGACTTCGGGTTCGTCGGGCATCAGGTCGGCTAGGGCGCGCGTGAGGCGGACAGCCTCCAAGCACAGGTCTGTCCGGACAAGCGGGCCGGAGGTCGAGGTGTAGCCCTCGTTGAAAACCAGGTACAGGACGGTCAGGACAGAGGCCAGGCGGTCCGGCAGTGCGGCCTCGTCGGGGACTCGGTACGGGATTCCTGCGTCGCGGATTTTCTTTTTGGCTCGGACGATCCGCTGGGCGATCGTCGGTTCCGGGACCAGGTACGCGCGGGCGATCTCCGCGGTTTCCAAACCGCCCAGCAGGCGCAGGGTCAGGGCGGTTTGCGCGAGCGGCGACAGGGCCGGGTGGCAGCAGGTGAAGATCATCCGCAACTGGTCGTCGCGCACGGGGCCCTCCTCTGCTGGTTCGGCGGGCTGGTGGAGGAGCAGGGCCTGGGCGTGCCGGGCCTCGCGGGTGGATTCTCGGCGGAGGCGGTCGATCGCGCGGTTTCGGGCGGTGGTCACGATCCAGGCGCCTGGGTTTGCCGGCAGAGACTCGGCCCAGGCGGTGACTGCGATGGCGAACGCGTCCTGCACCGCCTCCTCGGCTAATCCGATGTCGCCGAGGAGGCGGGTCAGGGTGGCGACGCAGCGGCCGTACTCGGCTCGGTAGACCGCGGCCAGTGTCACGCGACGTCCTCCGGGCCGTCGGCGAACGGGCGTACTTCGATGGGGCGGCCGCAGGCTTGCGCGCACTTGTCAGCCCACAGCAGGGCTTCGTCCAGGTCCGCGCATTGGATCACCCAGAAGCCGCCCAGTTGCTCCTTTGTTTCGGCGAACGGGCCGTCGGTCACGGTGGTGGTGCCGTTCGCGGGGCGGACCACCGTGGTGGCGTGCGAAGGACGCAAGCCGCCGACGAAGACCCAGGCGCCGGCGGCCTTCATGTCGTCGGTGACCTTGGTGGTGCGGGCCATCTGGGCGGCCAGCTCCTCGCCGGTCTCCAGGGTGGTTTCGTCTGCCTGGACGGCCAGCAGGTACTGCTTCATGGCGAACTCCTCAAGCCGGGTCTCTTACCTTGGCTACGAACGCACGTGACGCCAGTCGACAACCCGGCGGAAAAATCCGGCAAGAAAAATCTGTCACCGTTCCTTGGAGACGGTCGCCAGCAGCTCCGGGCCCCGCTCCACCAGCCGTTTCTGGGCGAGCGAACCCCACCACCACGCCAAGGCGACGCCGGTCGCGATGCCGACCGGAATGCCCAGCCACTGCAGCACCGGCAGGTCCGCCAGCTTTCCGGCCACGCACAGCGCCACCACCGGCAACGCGCCGAGCACGATGAGCAGGGTTGTCGCCAGCATCATGGCGCCGCGGGCACAGCCGGGGCGGCCGCCGGACGACCACGGGCTGCCGCTGCGGCGTTGATCCGGCAGCGGGAACGCCAGGAAGACCGATTGCAGCATCAGGATTCCGGCTCCGGCGCCCAGGGTCGCCGGGACGAGGCCGAGGACCCACGGGTACGCGCCCGGCACGCCGGTGACGCCGGGCAGGACCAGCGCCAGCACCACGGCGATGGGAGCGACGATCAGGGCCCACGCCAGCTGCCGGCCGCGCACGTCGGCGCGTTCGGCGCCGGGGACGACGAGCGTGTGCCACAGCGCGCTGCCGTCCATTCCGTACAGGTTGCCGGACTGCATGGACGCGAAAATCACCACTGCGACACCGAAATACGGCAGCATCACCGACTGTCCGCCGCCACCGCCGGACAGGGCTGGCACGACGGTGATGACGAAACCGATGAGCAGCGTCGACAGCAGAGCGACGCGTCGGCGGGCGTCTCGCCACCAGGTGTAGAGCTCCTTGCGCGCCACCGCACCGATCGGGGTGGCAGGGAGCAGGCTGCGCTTCGTGCGGGTGCCCTTCGCGCGGGTGCGGGAGGCGCCGCGGAAGGAAGGGGTGGTGACCTGGCGGGCCAGCAGCGCGCCCCAGACCAGGACCAAGACCGCTACTGACCCGAGCAGTGCGGCGAAGAGACCGCCGACGGTGCCCCATTCACCGACTCCGGCGGCGTGCACCGCGAGGGTGCCCCATCCGGACGGCAGGGCGTGCATGACGCTGACGAAGCCGGGCATCTGGCCGGTGACGATCGCGGGGCCGACACTCCGCATCACGTAGTTCACCGCGACGCCGGACAACCCGGTGAGCGCCACCAGGATGATGCCCAGTTCCTTGCCCTTGCGCGACGTCAGCAGCGTGCCGAGCGCGGCCATCACCACGCGGTACAGCAACACCACGAACGCCAGCTGCAGCACGGTGAACACGAGCCCGACGAGCGCCGCCCCGGCGCCGAACCGCAGGCCGTAGAACACCAAGCCGAGGAACGCCAGCAGGCTCACCAGCGCTGTTACGCCCACGAAACTCGCCGCGAGCAGGCCGACCGCCAGCTTCCGGCGGCCGATCGGCAGCAGCGCGAAGTGCTCCGGCCGCAGGGTGTCGTCCCCGCCGCCGGTCGCGATCGGCGCGAGCACCCAGCCCGCCATCCACACCGCGTAGACCGAGGTGAGCAGGTCGACCGTGATCCGCGCTTCCGGAGCCGGGAACACCGCGATGCCGATGGTGAACAGGGCCGCCAGCAGACCGAAAATGCCGCCGACGATCATTCCGGCGATCTGCCGCCCGCGCAGCGAATTGCGCAGGACCCGCAGCTTCAGTCGGA
Encoded here:
- a CDS encoding RNA polymerase sigma factor: MTLAAVYRAEYGRCVATLTRLLGDIGLAEEAVQDAFAIAVTAWAESLPANPGAWIVTTARNRAIDRLRRESTREARHAQALLLHQPAEPAEEGPVRDDQLRMIFTCCHPALSPLAQTALTLRLLGGLETAEIARAYLVPEPTIAQRIVRAKKKIRDAGIPYRVPDEAALPDRLASVLTVLYLVFNEGYTSTSGPLVRTDLCLEAVRLTRALADLMPDEPEVQGLLALLLLTEARRPARVNPAGELVVLTAQDRSLWNRTLIAEGHALVRQCLRRGQPGPYQFQAAINAVHTDGPTTDWPQVLALYDRLLAHTPTAVVALNRAVAVAEVHGPELALALVDELDLPGYHLLPATRADLLTRLGRTAEAEAAYTEAIALATNDTERAFLETRRSQLAGDA
- a CDS encoding YciI family protein codes for the protein MKQYLLAVQADETTLETGEELAAQMARTTKVTDDMKAAGAWVFVGGLRPSHATTVVRPANGTTTVTDGPFAETKEQLGGFWVIQCADLDEALLWADKCAQACGRPIEVRPFADGPEDVA